A DNA window from Stenotrophomonas sp. 57 contains the following coding sequences:
- a CDS encoding TRZ/ATZ family hydrolase → MSDSPHLPEACDLLIEAGYVVPIEPHAVVLEDHAVAVRGSEIIAILPRAEARARFRAAQVVSRPEAALMPGLVNAHTHNPMTLLRGVADDLPLMTWLQQHIWPVEAAVIGPEFVADGTTLAIAEMLRGGTTCANENYFFGDVQAAVYKKHGFRALVGAVIIDFPTAWAKTDDEYFAKAGELHDQWRTDPLIGTAFAPHAPYTVNDANFERVRMLSDQLDMQVHLHTHETAQEINDSIKLHGQRPLARLDRLGLVNDRLIAVHMTQLTDAEIHLCAERGVSVVHCPESNLKLASGFCPACALQRAGVNLAIGTDGCASNNDLDMFSENRTAAILAKAVADDATALDAATTLRASTLGGARALGFGDRIGSIEVGKQADLVCVDLSALETQPLHNVLSQLVYATGRQQVSDVWIAGKPKLVQRELVGMDLPGIIANARQWRERIRHIRA, encoded by the coding sequence ATGAGCGATAGCCCGCACCTCCCCGAAGCCTGCGACCTGCTCATCGAAGCCGGTTACGTCGTTCCGATCGAGCCGCATGCGGTGGTGCTGGAAGACCATGCCGTGGCCGTGCGTGGCAGCGAGATCATCGCGATCCTGCCGCGTGCCGAGGCGCGTGCGCGCTTCCGTGCCGCACAGGTGGTCAGCCGCCCCGAGGCCGCGCTGATGCCGGGCCTGGTCAACGCGCACACGCACAACCCGATGACCCTGCTGCGCGGCGTCGCCGACGACCTGCCGCTGATGACCTGGCTGCAGCAGCACATCTGGCCGGTGGAAGCAGCGGTAATCGGCCCCGAATTCGTTGCCGACGGCACCACTCTGGCCATCGCCGAGATGCTGCGCGGCGGCACCACCTGCGCCAACGAGAACTACTTCTTCGGCGACGTGCAGGCCGCGGTCTACAAGAAGCACGGTTTCCGCGCGCTGGTTGGCGCGGTCATCATCGATTTTCCCACCGCCTGGGCCAAGACCGACGACGAGTATTTCGCCAAGGCCGGTGAACTGCACGACCAGTGGCGCACCGATCCGCTGATCGGCACCGCGTTCGCGCCGCACGCACCGTACACGGTCAACGATGCCAATTTCGAGCGGGTGCGGATGCTGTCCGACCAGCTCGACATGCAGGTGCACCTGCACACCCACGAGACCGCGCAGGAAATCAACGATTCGATCAAGCTGCACGGCCAGCGCCCGCTGGCGCGGCTGGATCGCCTCGGCCTGGTCAACGACCGCCTGATCGCGGTGCACATGACCCAGCTGACCGACGCGGAAATCCACCTGTGCGCCGAACGTGGCGTCAGCGTGGTGCACTGCCCGGAATCGAACCTGAAGCTGGCCTCCGGTTTCTGCCCGGCCTGCGCCCTGCAGCGCGCAGGCGTGAACCTGGCGATCGGCACCGACGGCTGCGCCAGCAACAACGACCTAGACATGTTCAGCGAGAACCGCACGGCGGCCATCCTGGCCAAGGCCGTGGCCGACGACGCCACCGCGCTGGATGCAGCCACCACGCTGCGTGCCTCCACGCTGGGCGGCGCCCGCGCGCTGGGCTTCGGTGACCGCATCGGTTCGATCGAGGTCGGCAAGCAGGCCGACCTGGTCTGCGTCGACCTGTCGGCGCTGGAAACCCAGCCGCTGCACAACGTGCTGTCGCAGCTGGTGTATGCCACCGGCCGCCA